The following proteins are encoded in a genomic region of Dasypus novemcinctus isolate mDasNov1 chromosome 21, mDasNov1.1.hap2, whole genome shotgun sequence:
- the SPNS2 gene encoding sphingosine-1-phosphate transporter SPNS2, which translates to MMCLECASVAAGGAEEEEADAERRRRRRGAQRGVGGGGCCGAQGAGGAGVTTADDEVQTLSGSVRRAPPGHPGTPGCAAAAKGPGAQQPKPASLGRGRGAAAAILSLGNVLNYLDRYTVAGVLLDIQQHFGVKDRGAGLLQSVFICSFMVAAPIFGYLGDRFNRKVILSCGIFFWSAVTFSSSFIPQQYFWLLVLSRGLVGIGEASYSTIAPTIIGDLFSKNTRTLMLSVFYFAIPLGSGLGYITGSSVKQAAGDWHWALRVSPILGMITGTLILILVPATRRGHADQLGGQLKARTSWLRDMKALIRNRSYVFSSLATSAVSFATGALGMWIPLYLHRAQVVQKTAETCSSPPCGAKDSLIFGAITCFTGFLGVVTGAGATRWCRLRTQRADPLVCAVGMLGSAIFICLIFVAAKSSIVGAYVCIFVGETLLFSNWAITADILMCVVIPTRRATAVALQSFTSHLLGDAGSPYLIGFISDLIRQSTKDSPLWEFLSLGYALMLCPFVVVLGGMLFLATALFFLSDRARAEQQANQLTMPPASMKV; encoded by the exons ATGATGTGCCTGGAATGCGCCTCGGTGGCGGCGGGCGGcgcggaggaggaggaggcggacGCGGAGCGGCggcgccggcgccggggggcgcaACGAGGGGTTGGTGGAGGCGGCTGCTGCGGGGCGCAGGGCGCGGGCGGCGCTGGAGTCACGACCGCTGACGACGAGGTGCAGACGTTGTCCGGCAGCGTGAGGAGGGCCCCACCCGGGCACCCCGGCACCCCCGGCTGTGCTGCTGCTGCTAAGGGCCCCGGCGCGCAGCAGCCCAAACCGGCCAGCTTGGGCCGCGGGCGGGGGGCAGCCGCCGCCATCCTCAGCTTGGGCAACGTGCTCAACTACCTGGACAGGTACACCGTGGCAG GCGTCCTTCTGGATATCCAGCAGCACTTTGGGGTCAAGGACCGAGGCGCCGGCCTGCTGCAGTCAG TGTTCATCTGCAGCTTCATGGTGGCTGCCCCCATCTTCGGCTACCTGGGCGACCGCTTCAACAGGAAGGTGATCCTGAGCTGCGGCATCTTCTTCTGGTCGGCAGTGACCTTCTCCAGCTCTTTCATCCCGCAGCAG TACTTCTGGCTGCTGGTCCTATCGCGGGGGCTGGTGGGCATCGGCGAGGCCAGTTACTCCACCATAGCACCCACCATCATTGGCGACCTCTTCAGCAAGAACACGCGCACGCTCATGCTATCCGTCTTCTACTTTGCCATCCCGCTGGGCAG CGGTCTGGGCTACATCACCGGCTCCAGTGTGAAGCAGGCGGCCGGAGACTGGCACTGGGCCTTGCGG GTGTCTCCCATCCTGGGCATGATCACAGGCACCCTCATCCTTATCCTGGTCCCAGCCACGAGGAGGGGCCATGCCGACCAGCTCGGGGGGCAGCTGAAGGCACGGACCTCGTGGCTCCGGGACATGAAGGCTCTGATCCGCAA CCGCAGCTACGTCTTCTCCTCCCTGGCCACGTCGGCCGTGTCCTTCGCCACAGGGGCCCTGGGCATGTGGATCCCACTCTACCTGCACCGCGCCCAAGTCGTGCAGAAGACGGCGGAGACGTGCAGCAGCCCGCCCTGTGGGGCCAAGGACAG CCTCATCTTTGGGGCCATCACCTGCTTTACGGGCTTCCTGGGTGTGGTCACGGGCGCGGGCGCCACGCGCTGGTGCCGCCTGCGGACGCAGCGAGCCGACCCGCTGGTGTGCGCCGTGGGCATGCTGGGCTCCGCCATCTTCATCTGCCTGATCTTCGTGGCCGCCAAGAGCAGCATCGTGGGGGCCTAC GTCTGTATCTTTGTGGGGGAGACGCTGCTGTTTTCTAACTGGGCCATCACTGCCGACATCCTCATG TGTGTGGTCATTCCCACGCGAAGGGCCACCGCGGTAGCCCTGCAGAGCTTCACCTCCCACCTGCTGGGGGACGCCGGAAGCCCCTACCTCATCGGCTTC ATCTCGGACCTGATCCGCCAGAGCACCAAGGACTCGCCGCTCTGGGAGTTCCTGAGCCTGGGCTACGCCCTCATGCTCTGCCCCTTTGTGGTGGTCCTGGGAGGCATGCTCTTCCTCGCCACCGCGCTCTTCTTCCTCAGCGACCGCGCCAGGGCCGAGCAGCA GGCGAACCAGCTGACGATGCCGCCGGCATCCATGAAAGTCTGA